A stretch of DNA from Paenibacillus sp.:
ATAGTAAGGATGACCCCCTTTTTGAATAGATATGCCTCTTGAAGCCCGCGGCAGAGTGTCGCGGGCATTTTCCTCTTTTAGAAAATTCTTCTAGATTTTCTATGGTTTAGATGGTAAAATTTCCTATTGAACAAGAACGGTGGTCAATACCGGTCGGAAATGGAAGTGAAGGATTTGCCTGTGGCGGAGGCGCGATTCGGTCGCTTGGTGACGATTTACGGGGAGCGCGTATACCGGAAGGCGTACGGCATGGTGAAAGACCCCTACTTGGCGCAGGATGTCATGCAGGAAACGTTCCTGAAGGCGTTCCGTCATCTGGACACGGTGCAGGACGAACGGCGCGCGGGCGCCTGGTTGTCCAAAATCGCGGCGAACGCGGCCATCGATCTTATGCGCAAGCGCAAATGCTGGAACGGCGTTCCGACGGAAGCGAACACGCTCGCATGGTTGTGCGGCGCGGCGTCGGGACGCGTGGAAGAAGAAGTGCTGTGCAAGCTGGGCGCGGAGATGCTTCATGCCCAAATCGAACGCCTGCACCCGGCGTACCGGGACGTCGTTCGGATGAAAGTGACGCACGGTCTCAAGGACGCGGAGATCGCCGAGAAGCTCGGCGTATCCGTCGGCACCGTCAAATCGCGCTTCCACCGCGCGAAGCGGATCATTCGGGGCTGGATCGACGACTCGCCTGCCAAAGCCGGAACATCTCCAGAGCATTACGCAAATGAGCGGCTTCTTCTTCCGTGAGCGGTTCGACCCGCCCGTCCCCGAACGCGGCGTAAGCAGCGACGGACCGTTCCCGAACGGCATCCGGCAGCGGCGAGCGGACGTCCCGGGATTCGCCGCCTTTCGGCGCATTCGTGCGTCCGAGCAAATAATCGACCGAAACGTCGAACAAATCCGCGAAACGCATTAAGGCATCGACGTCGGGGCGACGAATTTCGTTCTCGTACCCGGATATGGTCGATTCCGCCAAGTCGAGCTTTTGCCCCAACTGTTTCATCGTCCATCCGAACCGTTTGCGCTGTTCTCGAATTCTGGCGCCGTACATGCAGATCACCCCGAAACCCATTATACTTTGCACAATGCAAAATGTGAATTTTCCTTGCAAGACTTTGCGAAACGCATTGAAACAGACTGGGATATCGAGTAAAATATGGATAAACAATGCAAAACGCGAAGAAAGGCGGGGCGTCGGTGGAAAGCGTGCTGAAACACACCAGAGAGCGAGCGGGAATGTCGTTAGAGCATGCGGCCAGGAGGCTGCGCATTTCCCCTGGGTACTTGCTGCAAATCGAGAATGGGGCGCGGGGCGTAGGGATTCCAAGAGCCGCGCAAATCGCGGAGTTGTATGCGCTTGATAGGGATGAGTTGTTCGTGCCGATCCGGTTCGCGGCGCGATTTTGCAAAGGAGGGAGAACATGAACGCAACCCCGTTATGGTTTTGGATCCTCGGGGGCATTGTCCTCGCCATTTCCATCGTGCTGGAAGTACAAACCCGCAAACGGATCAAAAAGGAGAGAGAATAACGGAAAGACGTCCCGCGCTACCGACGACGCATCGCGCGGGACTTTTTTATGCGAGGAATCGCCTCCGGAGGCTGTTTCCGAATCCACCGCAGGAACGGAGCGAGCCGCTCGTCGGCCCGGAGCGCCTCGATCGTAGGCAGCCGGGCGGCCAGCTCGGCGTTGGTGAACGTGGCGTGAATCATTTTGTGACACGGAATGCACAGCAGGGCGGTCGGCAGGAACGTCCCGCCTTTTTCTTTGGGCGTCAGATGATGCACGGTCGTCCGCAATCCGGCGCGGCCGCACAGCTCGCAAGCATCGTCGCGCCGTCGTTCGGTCACGCCGCAAGCCCCCTTTCGGTCGGAATTGGTATGAAACGGGACGCCGCATGGAGAAGCTAGGGGAAACGGCGGAAAGGCGGTGTTTCCCGATGCAGGCGATTTGGTACGCGCTGGGCGCGCTGCTGAGCCACGCGGCGCATCTGTGGTTGGCGTAAGCCGAGATATGCTATAATAGCAGCAGAGTCCGAGGAGGTGGATCGCCGATGAAACTAGGACTGTTGTTCGGCCTGCTTTGGGTGCTCCTGGGCAATCCGTTCGTTGCCCTTCTCGTGCTGTTGCTGCTATTATACTTCCTCGACAGGAGTTTCCTAGGATTTTTCCCAAGCGTGACGCATCCGATTCGCCGGCAGCGCCGGCTCTCTCGCGCGCTTCAAGATATCCGCGAACGGCCGTTCGACGTCTCCGCCAAGCAGGAGGCCGCGCGGCTGTACATGGAGAAGAAGCGTTGGGCCGAAGCGCGTCGGTTGTTAGAGGATATTATGCCCGTAATGGAGCATTCGGCCGAGGTCCGCTGCGATCTCGGCATTTGCCGCATCAAGACGGGCGACGCGGAGCAGGGCGAACGGGACTTGCGGGAAGCGCTCCGCATGAACCCCCGCGTACGGTACGGGGAACCGTATTTGCGCCTTGCCGAGGCGATCGCGCCGGTCGATACGGAGCGAGCCGTCGAAGCGTTGAAGCAGTTCGGCGACGCCCATTCGTCGTCGTCCGAGCTATATTACCGTTTGGGTCGGCTGTACGCGTCTTTGGGTCGCAATCGGGAGGCGAAGGAGGCGTATCGAGAAGCCGTAGAGGTGTATCGGGCGCTGCCGAAATACAAAAAGAAGACGGAACGCCGCTGGGCGCTGTTGGCCGCCGTTCGGAGCGCCGTCGGGTAACGTAACGGAGGGTTGGTTGTGGGTCGCGACGTATCGGAAGCCTTTTATATTCTGCTCGTCATCATCCTTACGTTTTTCATCACGGCTGCGGCACTGAAGCGGAAATCGCGCAAAAAGCGGGATTCCTAGCGCGGCGTCGGGACGTCGTCGATCAAAACGGAAGGCGGAGGAACGCATGTATTACGTGAATCAAGAACAAATCGACGCGCGGCTTCGGTTTATGCCGACCGTCGCGGAAGCTTTGCGGCAGCTGGCCGCATGGAACGAAGAGCCGTCGCTGCTCGTCAGCCTCGCGGAGGAGCGCGCGCTGCAGCTTGCGATCGAGGCGGTGACCGACGTCGGCAGCCTGCTGATCGACGGCTTCATGATGCGGGACGCAAGCAGCTATGAGGATATCATCGACGTGCTTCATATCGAAGGCGTGCTGCCCGAAGACGAGGCGGCGGGCCTTCGCGCGTTGATCGCGCTGCGCAGGCCGCTTATGCAAGAATATATGGATTGGAAGCGCGGGGCGCTGCGCGACGATTTGGCGCGGACGGCGGACTTGCTCGACCGGTTTCCGCCGCTCGTCGAATCGTTCATTCGCAAAGAGCTGCAGCCTTTCGCATAAGGGGGAAATTTAAGGATGGCAACGGGTTCGTCCAACGAAATTATAAAATTAACGTCGCTTTCGACCAAAGGGGGCTGCGGCTGCAAAATCGGCCCCGGCGAGCTGTCGGGCATACTCGCGAGCCTGCCGAAGACGGATCGGGACCCGAATCTGCTCGTCGGCACGGAGACGAACGACGACGCCGGCGTGTACAAGCTGTCGGACGAGCTGGCGCTCGTGCAGACGGTCGATTTCTTCACGCCGATCGTCGACGATCCGTACGCCTTCGGCCAAGTAGCGGCAGCGAACGCGCTCAGCGACGTGTACGCGATGGGCGGCAAGCCCGTCACCGTGTTGAACCTCGTCGCGTTCCCGATTGGAAAGCTCGACTCTTCCGTGCTGGCGGACATCCTCCGCGGCGCGGGCGACAAAGTGCGCGAAGCGGGAGCGACGCTCGTCGGCGGCCATTCGATCGACGACAACGAGCCGAAGTTCGGCCTCGCCGTCACCGGTACGATCCATCCGGATCGCGTGCTGACGAACGCGGGAGCGAAGCCCGGCGACCGGCTCATCTTGACGAAGCCGATCGGCGTAGGCATTCTTACGACCGCGATCAAGCGGGACAAGCTGGCGCCCGAGGAGATCGAGCGGGTAACCGCCGTCATGGCGACGCTGAACCGCCGCGCGGCCGAAACGATGGCCGGCTATCCGGTACATGCATGCACCGACGTGACGGGCTTCGGGCTGCTCGGCCATGCGCTCGAGATGGCGAAAGGGAGCGGAACGGGCATCGTCATCGACCAGCGGCAAGTGCCTGTGCTGCCGCGGGCGAAGGAGCTTGCGGCGGACGGGGTCATTCCGGGCGGGACGAAGAACAACTACCGCCATGTGGAGTCGTCGATCGATTTCGCGCCGTCGCTCGACGAGCTCGACCGCTACGTGCTGTGCGACGCGGTCACTTCCGGGGGCTTGCTCATCTCGGTCGACGGCGACAGCGCCGAAGCGCTGCTCGACGCGCTGCGGAACGCGGGCGTGGAGGCGGCGATGATCGGCGCCGTGACGGACGCCCATCCCGGACGCATCGTCGTGCGCCAAGGGGAGGAAGCGTAACGCCTTGGTCGAAGACATCTCGGTAGAACAATTTGTGGAACTGCTTGCCAAAGGCGACATCACCCCGATCGACGTTCGGTCGCCGGGGGAATTCGCCGAAGGCACCGTGCCGGGCAGCGTCAACGTGCCGTTGTTCGACAACGACGAGCGGGCGCAAATCGGCATCATTTATAAGCAGCAGAGCGTGGATGCGGCGAAGGAGCGGGGACTCGAAATCGTCGCCGCCAAGCTGCCTGCGTTCATCCGCGAGCTTCAGCAGGTGCCCGGCCGCAAGGCGTTCTTCTGCTGGCGCGGCGGGATGCGGAGCAAGACGTCCGCGACGCTGCTGTCGATCCTCGCCGGCCGGGTGTACCGCGTGCAGGGCGGCATTCGGGCGTACCGGCGCTGGGTCGTGGAGACGCTCGAACAGTACCGGCTCGAGCAGCCGCTGGTCGTGCTGAACGGGTACACCGGCACGGGCAAAACGAATATCCTGCGTTCCCTCCATCGCAAAGGCTACCCGGTGCTCGACCTCGAGGGGATCGCGGGCCACCGCGGCTCGATTTTCGGCGGGATCGGCCTAGAGCCTCGCAACCAGCGAACGTTCGAGTCGCTGCTCGTGCACGAGCTCATTCGGCTGCGCCATGCGCCCTATCTCCTGATGGAAGCCGAGAGCAAGCGGGTCGGCAAAGCCGTGCTGCCGGACTTCCTCGTCGAGGCGAAGGAGCGGGCGCAGCAGCTGTTTCTCGAGCTGCCGTCGGAGGCGCGCGTCGAGCAAATCGTCGCCGATTACGATCCGGAGCGGCATAAGATGCAATGCGTCGAAGCGTTCGAGCGCATCGAGCGGAAAATCCACACGCCGGCGGCGCGCGACATTCGCGACGCGCTGGAGCGGGACGATTTCCGGACGGCGGTGGCGCTGCTGCTCGAGTATTACTACGATCCGCGGTACGAGCATACGATTTCGGAATACGGCGCGGAGCGCATCGTCATCCGGGCGGCGAACGTGCAGGACGCGGAACGAAAAGTCGAAGCGTATATTAAAAAAGCCTTCCCTCAAGCGAATTGAAGTGCCCCCCGTCAAGTAGACAGTTTAAAAACAAAAACGATCTGGCACCGACCATATACTTATGGTTGGTGCTCTTTTTTACGCTGTTAAACCGTGGAGGTATTTCCTGTATTCCAACGATGTCATACAATTGAGCCTCTTCTGGTAACGGTGATTATTGTAATAATCGATGTATTCGGTAATTGCTCCTTCAAGCTCTTCATACGAATTGAATTTCTTGAGGTGGTACATTTCAGATTTCATCATTCCCCAGAATGATTCCATTGGGCCGTTATCTATGCACCTCGAAACTCTCGACATACTTTGCGTCATTCTTGCGGCGTCCAGTTTTTTCTTGAAGGCTTTGCTCGTATATTGAAAACCCCGGTCACTATGAAAGATGGGGGTAGCATCTGGATAGGTCTGATGTGCAAAATCAAAGGTCTTAAACACGAGGTCGTTGTTGTTGGAATGACCTATTACAAAAGAAACAATGCTCTTATCGGACAAATCAAGGATTGCGCTTATATAAGCTCTGCTTTGCACGGCATACTTCATCTCTGTCACGTCAGTGAGCCATTTGGCGCCGAACTCATTCGATTCAAAATTTCGATTCAAGACATTCTCAGCCGTGATTTCAGGCGTGGAATGGACGTAACTTTTTCGTTTTCTGCGGCATACCGACTTCAACTGTAAGATACCCATGAGCCTATAAATCCGCTTATGATTTACATCCAAATCATGTTCACGGTTTAACTTAATTGTCATCTGGCGATATCCGAGGATCCCATTCTTTTCTTCGTAGGCATCTTTAATCAGGGGAAGCAACGCTTTGTTGAATTTTTCATTACGGCTTTCTTCCCGGATTACCCATTTATAATATGATGAACGCTGGATTCCAGCAAGATCACACAGTTGTTTTACGGGGTATGACTCTGTCTCACGCAGCTCACGTATGGCGAGATACACGGCTTCATTTCGAACTCGGCTTAGGATCGCCTCCTTTGGATCTCGTCGAGCTTTTTTAGCAGGTCAATCTCCATTTGCTTTCTTCGATTCTCGGCTTGGAGCAGCTTATTCTGGGCTCTCAGTTTTTCCACTTCGGACATCTCGTCTTCAGATTTTCTTTTCCCACGTTTATCCTGAAGTGCCTCAACGCCAGACGTAAGGTATTTGTTAGTCCAAGAATAGACTTGTTGATAGGATACTTGGAATTTCTCAGCAGTCTGGGCGTAATTATGCTGATGCTCGATGCAATATCTGACGATTTCGATTCTCTCATCGTAAGTCGTTGTTCGTCCTTTAGTCATGACTGCCGTCCCTCTCGTTCCGGAAGTTTTCAACTTATCATGACCATTATACTTTAGAATCCAGTTGCGTAATTGGCTGGTCGATTTAATGCCGTATCTTTTACAAATCTCCATATGGGACCCGACGCCGGCCAGATAGTCCTTAACAGCGGATATCTTTAAATCAGCAGAATAAGATGTGGTTCTCGATGTATTTAGCAATCCTTTTGGACCGAGTGATTGATACGTTTGCAGCCATTGTTTAACGGATGTATACGACACATGGAGGGTGGCGGCGAGATGATGAAGTGAATCCTCTCCACGAAGATATTTTTCAACCACATCAATTCGCTCGGGCCCTGATACTTTTGATTTATGGGACATTGAAAAAAGCTCCTCCGTGTAGCAAACAGTTTTAGTATTTCAACTGTCTACTACAAGGGGAGCATATCAAATTGAGGCAAGGCTTTTTTCTTCGTTCCGGCGGCTCAATCTCGCGCGGCGGGATCGAACCGCTCCATATCGATGCCTTCCCACACGTTCGCGACGCGCACGCGCTCGGGCTCCGGAAAGACGAGAAACGCGGTCGGCAAGTACCGCTCCCCTTCCGACGTGGCGGGCCGGTTGACGATGTCGAAGCCGTTCCCCGCGTCCCGCTCGACGAGAACCGTCGAGGAGCCGCCGTCCAAATTGGCCGCGACAACGGCACCGCGCTCTAGGAACAGCTGCTGCACATCGTACAGCGTGGCGCCGACGCTGTGCGTCTGCCGGCCGTCGATGACGGCGAACAGGACGGTGCCGTCCTCCAGCTGAGCGACCGCGGTGCGGGGCGCGATCCCCCAGCCGTCCTCGTCGCTTTCGACGAGCCCTCGGCCGTTCACGATGAGGCGCGGGTGGAACGACACCGCTTCCCGGACGCGCAGCTGCGTCAGCTGCCGCTCCGTGTACCGGCCGGCGACGAGCGCGCCGTCCGCGGTAAAGCCGACGACGTCGACGGGCTCCGTCGGCTTCGCGTCCGAATACAGAACGCGGCCGCCGGAGACGACGATGCCCGTCGGCTTGAAGCCGTTGCCGCTCCAATTCGGGTCGACGAAGCCGCCCCCGTTGACGCCGGCGACCGCGCCGAGCCGAAGCATCATCCGGCTCACCTGCTCGCCGCGGCCGGGCTGTTCCGGCACGCCGACGCGAATCGAGCGCGGATTGGGCACGACGAGCAGCTTGCCGCTCCAGCCCGGGCCGGAGATGTTTTCGATCGAGTACAGCGGCGCGTCCGCGCCCGCGCGGTCGCGCCGAAGCTCGTCCGGCGCGAGCGGCGTCATCGGCTCCGACGCCATCGCGGCGAATCGGCGGTCGTATTCCGCGACCCGTTCCCGCAGCGCCGCTTCGCCGATAATATATTTCGCCCATTCCCGGTGCTTCGTCGTAATGACGGTGTCCGCCGCGAGATAACGGAGCTTCTCGCCGGCCGGCGTGCCCCAAAACCAGCAGGCCGCAAGGGAGATGAACAGCGCGAGCAGGGCGGCCGCCTTCGCCGCGAGAGGGAGAAGCCGCCTGAGGGGGAGGGACGCCAATGCGGCGAAAAAGCTGCGCAGCACGCACAAGCACCTGCCGTTCACGTGATTAGTAGATAATGAATCCAAGAATCCAGACGCGCGAAGGCAAAGGAAAGTTGCGCGGCGGAACTGCAGGAGGCTGAACGTCCGCGAGTCAAGGAGCGCCCGCCGTCGCGAATGGGTTTTGGGTCCGTGTCGGCGAAAAAAAACAGCCCGGCGAGGGCTGCTTCGTTCATGAATCGATGGATGATGGCGTCATGGCCGACTTCGAAAGCATCGCTTGGAACAGCTCCGCGGGGAGCGGTTCGCTGTAAATATAACCCTGCACTTCGTTGCAGCCCCGTTCCTTCAAAAACGCTAGCTGCTCCAACGTCTCCACGCCTTCGGCGAGCGAGCGCATTTTCATCTGCTGGCTCATGGCGATCAGCGCGGTCACGATGGCGGCGTTGTCCTCGTCGGTCGTCACGTCGCGGATAAAGCTGCGGTCGATTTTAAGCGTATGGACGCGGAACCGTTTCAGATAGCTGAGCGACGAATACCCGGTGCCGAAATCGTCGATCGAGATGTGCACGCCGATCCGTTTCAGCTCTTCGATCGTCTCCAGCACGAAGTTCACGTTCTTCATGGCGACGCTCTCGGTGATTTCGAGGGCGAGCCATTGCGGCTCGAGTCCCGTCTCGGCTAACGTCTCCTGGATCGTAGCAACGAAGTCGGGGTGTTGAAATTGCTGCATCGAAATGTTCACGGACACGCACAAGTGATGCCCCATCTCGTGCCAGCGCTTGTTTTGAAGGCAAGCGGTCCGAAGCACCCAGGTGCCGATCGGCACGATGACGCCGGTCTCTTCCGCGAGCGGAATAAATTCGCCCGGGGAGACGAGGCCGAGCTCGGGATGCTGCCATCGGACGAGCGCCTCCATGCCGAACACCTTCCCGTCCTCGAGATTGACGAGCGGCTGGTAATAGACGCGAATTTCGTCCCTGCCGAGCGCCCTGCGCAAATGCGTCTCCAGATGGAGCCGCTCGAGGGAGCGGAAGTTCATGTCCGGGTGATAAAACTCGTACGAGTCGCCGCCTTTTTCCTTCGCGCGATACATCGCCGTGTCGGCGTGCTTGATCAACGTTTCGGCGTCGCTGCCGTCTTCGGGGTAAAAGCTGACGCCGATGCTGGCCGTCACGAACAGCTCCTGTCCTTCGTACGTGTACGGCTCGCTGACGACCTCCGCTACTTTGCGCGAGTAGTCGGAGGCTTCGGCGCGATCGTTCAAATGAGGAATAAGCCAGATAAATTCGTCTCCGGAAAAACGGGCGAGCGTCTCGCCGGGCTGAACGATGCTCCGAAGCCGGCGGGCCAGCGTCTTCAGCATGCCGTCGCCGACATGGTGACCGAGCGTATCGTTGATGATTTTGAACCGGTCGAGGTCGAAAAAGAGGATGGCGGGCTTGCGCTGATGCATTTCCGCCTGTTCGAAGCAAGCGGTGAGCCGATCCTGGAACAGCATCCGGTTCGGCAAATCGGTCAACGCGTCGTGGTATGCCAAATGGTTGATTTTTTCTTCCGCCCTCCGCCGCTCCTCCGCCAGCTGCATCGCGGTATACGAGCGGACGAACAGCGGGTTGTCGTTTTCGGACGTAAGCTCCTGAATCAAATCGGACAGCGGTTCCTCGTGTTCGGCGGTACGATCCGCCCGTCTTCGGGCTTCGAGCATTTTCAAGATATTCAGGACGTGCTGCTTATGGATGCGCGCCGCCGTAGCGGTCTTGGCGCCGGCGTTCCGTTCGGATTCGGGATAGCCGAGTACGATTCTGCCGCGATCCGAGTCGTAGGAGGCGATCTGGTTGACGTTAACGATGTTGTGGGTGTCCAGCATGCGGAACCCGTCTTCGTACAGCCACTCTTCGATCGCATCGAACGACAAATTTAAGTAAAATTGGTCGGTCTTCGTATGGACAAGGTAAAGCTTGTCCTTAATCATGTCGATTTTGACGACATCGGAGGAGTCGATCGTAAAGACGTCTCCACGCTTCATGTCGCGGGTCACGGGCAGTTTTTGAACCACGGTATCATCTCCGAGCGGGTAGCAAACCTACGTATCATGAATCCATTGTACCAATTTTCGCGAAGTATGCGTAATAGTAATGTTGTCCTGTTTTCTCCAACATTCGACAAGTTTCCCTTCCAATTTTCGTCTATTTGTCATTTGTGACCGTTCCCACCGTTTATACATATGCTGTTAAGCAACGTAATTTCCGAATATTCAGCAGAGGGAAGCGGGTACGACAGTGACAAATCACCAACCCATCGCGATACTGGATTCCGGGGTCGGGGGGCTGACGGTCGCCAAGGAAGTGATGCGGCAGCTGCCGCAGGAACGAGTGCTGTATTTCGGCGACACGGCGCGAGCGCCGTACGGGCCGCGTTCCAGGCAGGAGGTCGCGCTGTTCACGCGGCAGATCGTCGACTACTTGGTTCTATTCGATCCGAAAATGATCGTCATCGCCTGCAATACGGCGACCGCCGCCGCCATCGAGGACATTCGCGCGAGGGTGGCGGTACCGGTGCTCGGCGTCATTACGCCCGGCGCGCGGGCGGCCATCAAGCGCACGAGAACCGGGCGGATCGGCGTCATCGGCACGGAGGGCACGATTCGCAGCGGCGCCTACGAGCGGGCGCTTCGCCGCATCGCTCCGGACGTGCGCGTCGTCGGTCTCGCCTGCCCCGCGTTCGTACCGCTCGTCGAGAAGGGGCTGTTTCGAACCGAGGAGGCGAGGGAGGCCGTGTGCGAATCGCTCCGCGAGCTGAAGGTCGAGCCGATCGACACGCTCATTCTCGGGTGCACCCATTACCCGTTCCTTGCGGAGCATATTCAGCACTGCATGGGCGAGCATGTCGCGATCATTTCGTCGGCCGATCAGACGGCGCGCGACGTCAGCACGCTGCTGTACCACAGCGGGCAGCTGGCGTCGTCGAACGAGCTACCGGTGCATCGGTTTTTCTGCAGCGGGGATCCCGCCACGTTCCAACGCATCGCGCGGGAGTGGCTGAATAAGCATATTCAAGTGACCCCCGTGATGTGGCAGGTCCCTAAATTTATATAATTTCGGCAAGGAGGTTTTGCGTATGAAGGCGCAACGTCGCGACGTCGTGGAGTTTCACCGGCCGTTCGGTTATTTCGAGCTGCGGAGGGCAGCGGCCAGACTGCGGCGCGCATATCCGAATCTGGCGGTGTTCTCGATCGGCAGCAGCGTGCTGGGGAAGCCGTTGTATGCGTTCCGGCTCGGGACCGGGACGAAGCGGGTGTTCGTGAACGGCGCCTTCCACGCGAACGAATGGATTACGGCGCCGCTCGTCCTGCGCTTCGTGGAAGAGGCCGCGCGGGCGGCGCAGAGGGGCGAGTCGTTCCGCGGACGAGACGCGGCCGAGCTGTTCCGCCGCGTCACGCTGGACGCGGTGCCGATGGTCAACCCCGACGGCGTCGAGCTTGTCGTTCGAGGTCTCGGGGCCGATCATCCGCTGCGGCGCGAGCTGCTCGCTTGGAACGGAGGCTCGGACGATTTCTCAGGGTGGAAGGCGAACGCGCGCGGCGTCGATCTGAACGACCAGTTCCCGGCGCATTGGGACGTCGAGCGCGACCGGCGGGCGGTCGACGGTCCCGGGCCCCGGGATTATACGGGAGAGGCGCCGCTGACGGAGCCCGAGGCGCAGGCGATCGCCCGATTCACCGAAGCGGAGCGGTTCGACCTCGTCGTCGCCATGCATACGCAGGGCAGGGAAATTTACTGGAACTATCGCGACCGCGAGCCGTTGGAGGCGGAGAGAATCGCCCGCGCGCTGGGGCGCGCCAGCGGTTACGCGCCGGTGAAGCTGACCGGCAGCGACGCCGGGTACAA
This window harbors:
- a CDS encoding RNA polymerase sigma factor, with the protein product MNKNGGQYRSEMEVKDLPVAEARFGRLVTIYGERVYRKAYGMVKDPYLAQDVMQETFLKAFRHLDTVQDERRAGAWLSKIAANAAIDLMRKRKCWNGVPTEANTLAWLCGAASGRVEEEVLCKLGAEMLHAQIERLHPAYRDVVRMKVTHGLKDAEIAEKLGVSVGTVKSRFHRAKRIIRGWIDDSPAKAGTSPEHYANERLLLP
- a CDS encoding helix-turn-helix transcriptional regulator: MYGARIREQRKRFGWTMKQLGQKLDLAESTISGYENEIRRPDVDALMRFADLFDVSVDYLLGRTNAPKGGESRDVRSPLPDAVRERSVAAYAAFGDGRVEPLTEEEAAHLRNALEMFRLWQASRRSSPE
- a CDS encoding helix-turn-helix transcriptional regulator; its protein translation is MQNAKKGGASVESVLKHTRERAGMSLEHAARRLRISPGYLLQIENGARGVGIPRAAQIAELYALDRDELFVPIRFAARFCKGGRT
- a CDS encoding HNH endonuclease — its product is MTERRRDDACELCGRAGLRTTVHHLTPKEKGGTFLPTALLCIPCHKMIHATFTNAELAARLPTIEALRADERLAPFLRWIRKQPPEAIPRIKKSRAMRRR
- a CDS encoding tetratricopeptide repeat protein, with the protein product MKLGLLFGLLWVLLGNPFVALLVLLLLLYFLDRSFLGFFPSVTHPIRRQRRLSRALQDIRERPFDVSAKQEAARLYMEKKRWAEARRLLEDIMPVMEHSAEVRCDLGICRIKTGDAEQGERDLREALRMNPRVRYGEPYLRLAEAIAPVDTERAVEALKQFGDAHSSSSELYYRLGRLYASLGRNREAKEAYREAVEVYRALPKYKKKTERRWALLAAVRSAVG
- a CDS encoding DUF86 domain-containing protein, translated to MYYVNQEQIDARLRFMPTVAEALRQLAAWNEEPSLLVSLAEERALQLAIEAVTDVGSLLIDGFMMRDASSYEDIIDVLHIEGVLPEDEAAGLRALIALRRPLMQEYMDWKRGALRDDLARTADLLDRFPPLVESFIRKELQPFA
- the selD gene encoding selenide, water dikinase SelD, yielding MATGSSNEIIKLTSLSTKGGCGCKIGPGELSGILASLPKTDRDPNLLVGTETNDDAGVYKLSDELALVQTVDFFTPIVDDPYAFGQVAAANALSDVYAMGGKPVTVLNLVAFPIGKLDSSVLADILRGAGDKVREAGATLVGGHSIDDNEPKFGLAVTGTIHPDRVLTNAGAKPGDRLILTKPIGVGILTTAIKRDKLAPEEIERVTAVMATLNRRAAETMAGYPVHACTDVTGFGLLGHALEMAKGSGTGIVIDQRQVPVLPRAKELAADGVIPGGTKNNYRHVESSIDFAPSLDELDRYVLCDAVTSGGLLISVDGDSAEALLDALRNAGVEAAMIGAVTDAHPGRIVVRQGEEA
- the mnmH gene encoding tRNA 2-selenouridine(34) synthase MnmH produces the protein MVEDISVEQFVELLAKGDITPIDVRSPGEFAEGTVPGSVNVPLFDNDERAQIGIIYKQQSVDAAKERGLEIVAAKLPAFIRELQQVPGRKAFFCWRGGMRSKTSATLLSILAGRVYRVQGGIRAYRRWVVETLEQYRLEQPLVVLNGYTGTGKTNILRSLHRKGYPVLDLEGIAGHRGSIFGGIGLEPRNQRTFESLLVHELIRLRHAPYLLMEAESKRVGKAVLPDFLVEAKERAQQLFLELPSEARVEQIVADYDPERHKMQCVEAFERIERKIHTPAARDIRDALERDDFRTAVALLLEYYYDPRYEHTISEYGAERIVIRAANVQDAERKVEAYIKKAFPQAN
- a CDS encoding IS3 family transposase; amino-acid sequence: MLSRVRNEAVYLAIRELRETESYPVKQLCDLAGIQRSSYYKWVIREESRNEKFNKALLPLIKDAYEEKNGILGYRQMTIKLNREHDLDVNHKRIYRLMGILQLKSVCRRKRKSYVHSTPEITAENVLNRNFESNEFGAKWLTDVTEMKYAVQSRAYISAILDLSDKSIVSFVIGHSNNNDLVFKTFDFAHQTYPDATPIFHSDRGFQYTSKAFKKKLDAARMTQSMSRVSRCIDNGPMESFWGMMKSEMYHLKKFNSYEELEGAITEYIDYYNNHRYQKRLNCMTSLEYRKYLHGLTA
- a CDS encoding transposase, giving the protein MSHKSKVSGPERIDVVEKYLRGEDSLHHLAATLHVSYTSVKQWLQTYQSLGPKGLLNTSRTTSYSADLKISAVKDYLAGVGSHMEICKRYGIKSTSQLRNWILKYNGHDKLKTSGTRGTAVMTKGRTTTYDERIEIVRYCIEHQHNYAQTAEKFQVSYQQVYSWTNKYLTSGVEALQDKRGKRKSEDEMSEVEKLRAQNKLLQAENRRKQMEIDLLKKLDEIQRRRS
- a CDS encoding phosphodiester glycosidase family protein, whose protein sequence is MLRSFFAALASLPLRRLLPLAAKAAALLALFISLAACWFWGTPAGEKLRYLAADTVITTKHREWAKYIIGEAALRERVAEYDRRFAAMASEPMTPLAPDELRRDRAGADAPLYSIENISGPGWSGKLLVVPNPRSIRVGVPEQPGRGEQVSRMMLRLGAVAGVNGGGFVDPNWSGNGFKPTGIVVSGGRVLYSDAKPTEPVDVVGFTADGALVAGRYTERQLTQLRVREAVSFHPRLIVNGRGLVESDEDGWGIAPRTAVAQLEDGTVLFAVIDGRQTHSVGATLYDVQQLFLERGAVVAANLDGGSSTVLVERDAGNGFDIVNRPATSEGERYLPTAFLVFPEPERVRVANVWEGIDMERFDPAARD
- a CDS encoding putative bifunctional diguanylate cyclase/phosphodiesterase — protein: MVQKLPVTRDMKRGDVFTIDSSDVVKIDMIKDKLYLVHTKTDQFYLNLSFDAIEEWLYEDGFRMLDTHNIVNVNQIASYDSDRGRIVLGYPESERNAGAKTATAARIHKQHVLNILKMLEARRRADRTAEHEEPLSDLIQELTSENDNPLFVRSYTAMQLAEERRRAEEKINHLAYHDALTDLPNRMLFQDRLTACFEQAEMHQRKPAILFFDLDRFKIINDTLGHHVGDGMLKTLARRLRSIVQPGETLARFSGDEFIWLIPHLNDRAEASDYSRKVAEVVSEPYTYEGQELFVTASIGVSFYPEDGSDAETLIKHADTAMYRAKEKGGDSYEFYHPDMNFRSLERLHLETHLRRALGRDEIRVYYQPLVNLEDGKVFGMEALVRWQHPELGLVSPGEFIPLAEETGVIVPIGTWVLRTACLQNKRWHEMGHHLCVSVNISMQQFQHPDFVATIQETLAETGLEPQWLALEITESVAMKNVNFVLETIEELKRIGVHISIDDFGTGYSSLSYLKRFRVHTLKIDRSFIRDVTTDEDNAAIVTALIAMSQQMKMRSLAEGVETLEQLAFLKERGCNEVQGYIYSEPLPAELFQAMLSKSAMTPSSIDS